The genomic region TTGCCAATACCTGCCACTGCTCAGGGGATAATTGGAAATCTTTGAGACAACGAATCAATTCCCTTCTAAAAAGCAGGGCAACACGGTTTAAATTAAATCCAATTTGATCATCAAGTAAAAACATAATATTGATTAGGATTCTACATGTCCAATTACTTGTCCAGACAATTAAACATTGACAACCAAGACCTTCTCCTTTTTAATAGTCTGGACAAGTAATTGGGAGCTTAAAATGAAACAAATCGATTTGGTTTTTCGTATGTTATTAGGAATAGTTTTTATTCTCTTCGGGATTAGTAAATTCTACGCTTTTATGCCAACACCACCGATGTCACCAGCAGCGGCAAATTTTATTGCCGCAATCATTTCCACCGGCTATTTATGGCAACTCGTTGGCTTTTTAGAAATTTGCGGAGGACTATTAGTCATCTACCAAAAAACGACAGTTCCTGGACTAATGATCTTAGCTCCAATCACTGTAAATATCACATTCTATTTAGGTTTTTTGCAATATACTATCGGTCCTGCTCCCTTCATTATGATATTGTTTTTGTTATCTAGCATCAGTTTCTTGGCTTGGGAAAGAAGAAAACAATGGTTAACGCTGTTTTACAATCAATCGCCTTAACAAAAAAATAATCTTATAATAACAAGTTTTGAAATCAGGGTAACTTGGAAAGAAACCCTGATTTTATTAATTCAAGTCATCGATCTTTATATCATTAGGAGATGGCCTACCTACTCCTTGTTCAATCGAATCTTTCAAACTCAATAAAAATATTGCCCATTTCATACTACAATGAGCAGTAAATTCTGACTCTCTTTTCCAATCTTGATGACGGAAATAGATAATTGTCATGTTTCCGCCATCTGGAGCTTGTCCAATATTCCATTGAAAATCGATATGAGAACCAATCCAATCCTCTGGACCAGAAATACATTCCCATAATACTCGTTTAGCATTAATTACCTGAACTTTCATTTCCATAGCGTTTCCATGTCCGAATCCAAAAAATATCGATTCCCCCCTGGAAGATTGCCCTGTTGAAAAATTTCCATCGACTTCCTTTGTCCACCAATTTGATAAACCTACTTTTGTTGTGAGAGCGGTCAATACTTCCTCTTCGGAAGATTTAACGCCTATTTTGTGATATATCCCATTCATACAGTCCCTCTTTTAATTCTATGATTCAAAAATCGCATTGATTCCTATTTTATTCCCAAAGATTTTTTCCCATCCAAGTATCTAAAGCGTCGAGAATGCAAGACCAACCATGATGATGCATCTTAACTTGGATATCAGTGGTTAATTCTTCTTGGATCAGTGTTATCAATGTTTTAGTTTTTTGTTGCGAGTCCTTTCTACTTAATCCAAAATCGTCTTTTATTTCTTCAAATGTAATTGTTACTAGTGTATCTTTGTTTTCCGTAGCTTGGGAACGCCATGTAAAAACTAATTTAGTGGGTTCTTCTATTTTAATATATTCACCTTCGTGCGGGAGAATTTTCCCATTGAGAGACATATTGATTAAAAATTTTCCACCTGGCCTTGCATCCAAAGTAGCGGACTCGATACCGATACCCTCACCTGATAAAAACCAACGTGAAAAATCTTCTGCATTAAGCCATGCACGAAAGAGTTTTGATGGCTCAGCGTTAATTCTTTTTTCTACTTTTAATACCTTGGGATTCATTTTCTTTCTCCTCAATAAATGCTTCAAGTCTTGCCAATTTATTTATCCAAAATTCTTGGTGATATGTAATCCAATCAGTTGCTTCTGAAATAGTTTGATTTAGCAATTCCAAACGAAAACTACGACCATCTTCTGGAGCACGAACTTTTCGAATCAGTTGCGCTTCAGCCAACACTTCGATATGTTTAGCAACCCCGGCAAATGACATAGCAAATGGCTCTGCAAGCTCAGAAATGCTTAAGGGTCCTTTACGCAGCCGTTCCAACATCTGCCTTCTGGAATGATCAGCAAGTGCAGCAAAAACTCGATCCAAGACCTGCTCTTTCTTTTTTAATTCAACCATTTAGTTGAATAAACTCTTTTCCTTTTTTTTGTCAATTATTATACTATATGGTTGAATATTTTTTAAACGAGAGGTAAAGAGAGGCAAAAACCTTTATTTTGGATATTTCATTAAAAGGGAATTGTCCGATAACAAACTACAAACGTTACCCGTCTCTCTTTCCCACCGTATGGAGTTTACAACGATAGAGGTAAAGAAAAAATATACTTTAGGAAGTGTGTATGAACTGGATTTTCCTTGTAGTAGCTGGCCTTTTTGAAGTTTTATTTGCTTTTTGTTTAGGGAAAGCAAAAGAAACTTCAGGAAACGAAATGTATTATTGGTATTTAGGTTTTTTTATTTCTCTATTGATCAGCATGGGTTTACTCATCAAAGTAACTCAAGATCTACCGATTGGCACTAGTTATGCGATATGGACAGGAATTGGCGCTGTTGGGACAGTTCTTATTGGAATTATATTTTTTAAAGAGCCAATCGAATTTTGGAGGATTTTTTTCCTTTTGACTTTGGTTATCTCTGTAGTAGGACTCAAATTCGTATCACACTAAATGCAAATCTCAAAACCAACCTCTCAGTTCGAAAAAACATTACCTGCATTTTTAAAAAATGTACAAAAGGTTCTATTTGATCAGTTAAAATTAATCATTACAAATGTTTACTTGGAAGAAGAAAGTACGGAATACAATGCATGTCACTTTCAATGCAAAGGTAAAAATATCACTTTCCGAATAGCAAAAATCACACCAAAAAAAATAGGACAATTTGTAACATTATGGAAACGAAGTCATAAAGGTCCCATTGAACCTTATTACTTTAAAGATAAAATAGATTTATATATTATAGAAACTCAACATATAAATCGAATTGGATATTTTATTTTCACCAAAGAGATATTAAATGAAAAAGGAATTCTTTTTGGTAAATTTGAAGGTAAACGAGGATTCAGAGTTTATCCAGGCTGGGATAAACCAAACAACAAACAAGGAATTTCTACTCAAAAATGGCAATCGGTATATTTTATTGATAGGTCTGGAGATAAAAAAGATTTAGATGCTTTGAAAAGTCATTTAGAGATTTTTATAAAATAACTTACCGAAAAGATTGTCGTTGGAACTAAATTGACTAGGAGTCTGGCCTGTATATTTTTTAAATTCCTTAATAAAATGAGCCTGATCATAGTATAAATCCAACAATCCTAGTTTCTGAAAATGAAGAATATCCGTTTTTGCCCAAGTTTTGTAGATGGACTGAAACCTTTCAATGGATGATATTAACTTTGGAGAAACACCGATATAAGATAAAAATAATTTGTCAACGTAACGTTTGCTATATCCGATATCTTCAAAAATATCCTTAATAAAATACTGTCCTTTTTGTATTTGTATTTGATCAACTACATAATTTACGATTCGATTTTCTCTATTAAGATTTTTTTTAGAGCAAATTAAAAATTCTTGAATGCATTCTGAAATCAGATTTGGATCGTCGCTTTTACTAATTGTTTCTTCTAAATTGTTTGCTGAATTACCAAAAATATCGGATAAATATAAAATCTTATTGGTTGATTCGTGTAAGGGAAAAGGAAATATTTGATAACCCCCGATCGTGGTTAATCGGAAGATAAGTGTATTGATTTGAAAATCTGATGAACGAATTGAAACCGGATGATCCCATATCCCAGTAACCAAAATTTTTGATATTGGATATTCTATCGTTACGTCAAATTCTTCGGTCTTCAGTTTTCCGCAAACTGGAACGATTAACTTTGCACTACTATGTGGTACAACGATTGAACTGTCCGAACTTTGAATTCCCATTCTACTCTCAAACCACCATATACTTTCGATAATTTGAGCCAGTTCTGGACGTATCTTAAGAGACAATATTTTCAACTGTTAGTTCCCTTTTTTACAATACCATCCCTCATTTCTATTGTAAACTAAAACTATAATTCAAATATTTTGAATCAAAGGAAGTTTAAAAAATGAAATCAAAATGGAGACTTTTCACCTCAATAGGATTAATGGTCTTTTTTCTTATCGGTCATACAATTGGCAGTCTTACTCGAAAGGAATTAAAACTTGAAAACTCAATTCAAACTTTGCATGCGATGGAAACAACACTTGTCGAACTCCCTGGTGGATTATCCGACCATACAGTCGACGAATTTTATCAAGGTATGAGTCTTTCTTTGGATGTATCGATCCTGCTTGTCATTGGTCTTTTAACAATTTGTTTAACTGATGAGCCGCTTCAGAGTCGATCAAAACTTCTTTTATTTGTAATCTTTTGGACCACAAGTATTTCTGTTTTAAGTTTTCGATATATCTTTCCCGTCCCGGCCTTCACTTGTTTGGTTTGCTCAGTTTTGTTGACCGTAGAATGGTATTTGGTTCGGTTTCGATCCAAGATTGTTTAACAAATCGAGTTACTTTGAGAAGTTAGATAGGTTTATGAATTTTTCTTTACCATTCTTTTAAAATCAAAAGAAAGGTGGAATGAGTCAAATTTTTCGTAAAACTTTATCTACTCGCCACTTTGATTTGGACTGGAACCGCCATGTCACAAGTAGGACTTATGAAAAATTTGGTTATGATGCCAGGTGCGAAGTTTTAAAAGAATATGGTTATTCTGTAGAACTATTGTTAAATGAGAATATCAGTTATGTTCCAGGTTCCACTTATGTTCGTTTCCTAAACCAACAATTTGTAAATTCAGAGATGGCAGTAGAATCTCAAGTTTACAAATTGGACGACGGAACTCTCTTTTGGAAACAATCCGTTTTGGGACCGGATGGAAAAAAAGCCTGCGAATTAGAAACAACTTCTCGATTAGTTCAGAATGGAAAAAACATCCAAATTTGTGATATTCCAAAAATTAATGTTCCCTCTTATGAATTTACCATTCATCCTAAACCGATTTCACAAAATAGTGTAGAACATGATTATTATATCCCTTTCAGTGACATGAATTGTTTCTGGAATTTACCTTCCGATTCCATTTGGAAAATTTTTGAGGAAGGTCGCTTTCTTTTTTTTAAGGAAATCGTCGATTTAAATTTAATTAAAGAAACAGACTCCACTACTTTTTTTATGGGTGGAGAAATTATCATCCATAGACAACCGGAACCTGGCTCCCATGTAAGAATCTTAAGTTGGATTG from Leptospira meyeri harbors:
- a CDS encoding DoxX family membrane protein; translated protein: MKQIDLVFRMLLGIVFILFGISKFYAFMPTPPMSPAAANFIAAIISTGYLWQLVGFLEICGGLLVIYQKTTVPGLMILAPITVNITFYLGFLQYTIGPAPFIMILFLLSSISFLAWERRKQWLTLFYNQSP
- a CDS encoding SRPBCC family protein, translating into MNPKVLKVEKRINAEPSKLFRAWLNAEDFSRWFLSGEGIGIESATLDARPGGKFLINMSLNGKILPHEGEYIKIEEPTKLVFTWRSQATENKDTLVTITFEEIKDDFGLSRKDSQQKTKTLITLIQEELTTDIQVKMHHHGWSCILDALDTWMGKNLWE
- a CDS encoding ArsR/SmtB family transcription factor, coding for MVELKKKEQVLDRVFAALADHSRRQMLERLRKGPLSISELAEPFAMSFAGVAKHIEVLAEAQLIRKVRAPEDGRSFRLELLNQTISEATDWITYHQEFWINKLARLEAFIEEKENESQGIKSRKKN
- a CDS encoding DMT family transporter; this translates as MNWIFLVVAGLFEVLFAFCLGKAKETSGNEMYYWYLGFFISLLISMGLLIKVTQDLPIGTSYAIWTGIGAVGTVLIGIIFFKEPIEFWRIFFLLTLVISVVGLKFVSH
- a CDS encoding MepB family protein — encoded protein: MQISKPTSQFEKTLPAFLKNVQKVLFDQLKLIITNVYLEEESTEYNACHFQCKGKNITFRIAKITPKKIGQFVTLWKRSHKGPIEPYYFKDKIDLYIIETQHINRIGYFIFTKEILNEKGILFGKFEGKRGFRVYPGWDKPNNKQGISTQKWQSVYFIDRSGDKKDLDALKSHLEIFIK
- a CDS encoding helix-turn-helix domain-containing protein is translated as MKILSLKIRPELAQIIESIWWFESRMGIQSSDSSIVVPHSSAKLIVPVCGKLKTEEFDVTIEYPISKILVTGIWDHPVSIRSSDFQINTLIFRLTTIGGYQIFPFPLHESTNKILYLSDIFGNSANNLEETISKSDDPNLISECIQEFLICSKKNLNRENRIVNYVVDQIQIQKGQYFIKDIFEDIGYSKRYVDKLFLSYIGVSPKLISSIERFQSIYKTWAKTDILHFQKLGLLDLYYDQAHFIKEFKKYTGQTPSQFSSNDNLFGKLFYKNL
- a CDS encoding LIC_13387 family protein, which produces MKSKWRLFTSIGLMVFFLIGHTIGSLTRKELKLENSIQTLHAMETTLVELPGGLSDHTVDEFYQGMSLSLDVSILLVIGLLTICLTDEPLQSRSKLLLFVIFWTTSISVLSFRYIFPVPAFTCLVCSVLLTVEWYLVRFRSKIV
- a CDS encoding thioesterase family protein, whose protein sequence is MSQIFRKTLSTRHFDLDWNRHVTSRTYEKFGYDARCEVLKEYGYSVELLLNENISYVPGSTYVRFLNQQFVNSEMAVESQVYKLDDGTLFWKQSVLGPDGKKACELETTSRLVQNGKNIQICDIPKINVPSYEFTIHPKPISQNSVEHDYYIPFSDMNCFWNLPSDSIWKIFEEGRFLFFKEIVDLNLIKETDSTTFFMGGEIIIHRQPEPGSHVRILSWIESFEKIRFYFRQDIVDLQGNLLVSMKDEQLFVSLSSSRPRRAPAAFFDKIERFIE